A region of Candidatus Omnitrophota bacterium DNA encodes the following proteins:
- a CDS encoding glycosyltransferase, translated as MLPKVSIVIPGHNCAKTIAETLLACLNQDYPQDLYEIIFVDDGSQDNTKELVKKFPVRYFQQPRSGPAKARNRGCKEAKGEIILFTDSDCVPDEKWIISLLKNFNRGKIGAVGGSYGIKNQESILASLIHTEILWRHREMPRKVKALGSYNLAIRKEILIELDGFDESYLTASGEDNDLSYRLLKKGYGLIFEPNALVYHHYPERIFPYLRHQFWHGFWRVKLYRDHIGMIKGDDYSNFLDYFSPVLALSFAILPLSFIELFRTLRIFWYIKKTKYLLLLYIFFLRDFWRGAGLLFGVFKFFCFIR; from the coding sequence ATGTTGCCCAAAGTAAGTATTGTGATCCCCGGACATAACTGTGCTAAAACCATAGCAGAAACTCTTTTGGCTTGTCTAAATCAAGATTATCCTCAAGATTTATATGAGATTATTTTTGTTGACGATGGTTCTCAAGATAATACAAAAGAGTTAGTGAAAAAATTCCCTGTGCGTTATTTTCAACAACCACGTTCTGGTCCAGCGAAAGCCAGAAATAGAGGATGTAAGGAAGCCAAGGGTGAAATTATTTTATTTACCGATAGCGATTGTGTCCCTGATGAAAAATGGATTATATCTTTGTTAAAAAATTTTAACCGGGGAAAAATTGGGGCTGTGGGGGGTTCTTATGGGATAAAAAATCAAGAAAGTATTTTAGCTAGCCTTATCCATACAGAAATTTTATGGCGTCACCGGGAGATGCCTCGGAAGGTCAAAGCCCTTGGTTCCTACAATTTAGCTATTCGTAAAGAGATCCTCATTGAGTTAGATGGATTTGATGAATCTTATCTTACTGCCAGCGGAGAAGATAATGATTTATCTTACCGTTTACTGAAAAAGGGATATGGATTAATTTTTGAACCGAATGCTTTAGTTTATCATCATTATCCGGAGAGAATTTTCCCCTATCTCAGACATCAATTCTGGCATGGCTTTTGGAGAGTAAAATTGTATCGTGACCATATAGGGATGATAAAAGGGGATGACTATAGCAATTTTTTAGATTATTTTTCTCCTGTTCTTGCTTTAAGTTTTGCTATTCTTCCCCTCTCATTTATAGAGTTGTTTCGTACTTTAAGAATTTTCTGGTACATTAAAAAAACAAAATACCTCCTTCTCTTATATATATTTTTTTTAAGAGATTTCTGGAGGGGAGCAGGGTTACTTTTTGGGGTTTTTAAATTCTTTTGTTTTATAAGATGA
- the uvrB gene encoding excinuclease ABC subunit UvrB has protein sequence MEKFKLVSSYRPCGDQPQAINKLIHNFLNGEKFQTLLGVTGSGKTFTIANVIAKLNKPTLVISHNKTLAAQLYREFKEFFPYNAVEYFVSYYDYYQPEAYIPQTDTYIEKDASINEELDKLRLASTSVLMSRRDVIIVASVSCIYNLGSPEEYRDLLLFLEKGKRVLREDIIRHLVWMLYERNDVNLSRGKFRVRGDTLEIFPAYEDTLLKIKLDGDEIEEIKQLNYLTGDTITKLDKIGIYPAKHFVTSQDRIERAITSIEAELKERLYELRKENKLLEATRLESRTKYDIEMFREVGYCHGIENYARHISGRPPGSRPYCLIDYFPEDFLVVIDESHVTIPQLRGMYEGDRSRKETLVEYGFRLPSCLDNRPLKFEEFEALVKQIIFVSATPDEYEIEKSKGIVVEQLIRPTGLVDPEIIVKPTEGQIDDLMEEIQKRAEKRERVLVTTLTKRMAEDLAGYLQEMGLSVKYLHSEIEPLERVKILRDLRKGEFDCLVGINLLREGLDLPEVSLVAILDADKEGFLRSQVSLIQVAGRAARNVNGKVIMYADNITGSMQRAIEETKRRREAQLEYNRRHNITPRSIEKEVKDYIEIIEETKEFVKKLTGVSEERTDIGEVIAQLQEEMNLAARNLQFERAAIIRDQIKELKAMAKSNK, from the coding sequence ATGGAAAAATTTAAGTTAGTAAGTAGTTATAGGCCATGTGGAGACCAACCTCAGGCAATAAATAAATTAATCCATAATTTTCTAAATGGAGAAAAATTCCAAACTCTCTTGGGAGTTACAGGAAGTGGAAAAACTTTTACCATTGCTAATGTAATCGCTAAACTTAATAAACCAACTTTAGTAATTTCCCATAATAAAACTTTGGCCGCACAATTATATCGAGAATTTAAGGAGTTTTTTCCTTATAATGCGGTGGAGTATTTCGTCAGTTATTACGATTATTACCAACCTGAGGCGTACATTCCTCAAACAGACACATATATAGAAAAGGATGCTTCCATAAATGAAGAGTTGGATAAACTGAGATTAGCCAGTACTAGTGTACTCATGTCACGTAGAGACGTGATTATTGTAGCATCTGTTTCTTGTATTTATAACCTTGGTTCTCCCGAGGAATATCGGGATTTACTTCTTTTTCTGGAAAAAGGGAAGAGAGTTCTTAGAGAAGACATAATTCGCCATTTGGTTTGGATGCTTTATGAAAGAAACGACGTTAATTTAAGCCGTGGTAAATTCCGCGTACGCGGTGATACTCTTGAGATATTTCCTGCTTACGAAGATACTCTTTTAAAAATAAAGTTAGATGGTGATGAAATTGAAGAAATAAAACAACTAAATTATCTAACTGGTGATACAATTACTAAACTGGATAAAATTGGTATTTATCCGGCAAAGCATTTTGTCACTTCTCAAGATAGAATTGAAAGGGCGATTACCTCAATCGAAGCAGAATTGAAAGAACGTCTCTATGAATTAAGAAAAGAAAATAAATTGCTCGAAGCAACTCGCTTAGAATCTCGAACAAAATATGATATTGAGATGTTTAGAGAAGTGGGGTATTGTCACGGTATAGAAAATTACGCTCGGCATATTTCCGGACGTCCGCCAGGAAGCAGGCCCTATTGTTTAATAGATTATTTTCCTGAAGATTTTTTAGTGGTTATTGATGAGTCACATGTTACTATACCCCAGTTGAGAGGAATGTATGAAGGAGACCGTTCGCGTAAAGAGACTCTTGTGGAATACGGCTTTAGACTTCCGTCTTGTTTGGATAACCGCCCTTTGAAATTTGAGGAATTTGAGGCTCTGGTAAAACAGATTATTTTTGTCTCCGCTACCCCCGATGAGTATGAAATTGAAAAAAGTAAAGGAATAGTTGTGGAACAGTTAATTCGTCCTACGGGGCTTGTAGACCCGGAGATTATAGTTAAACCTACAGAGGGTCAGATAGACGATTTAATGGAAGAAATACAAAAACGAGCAGAAAAAAGAGAACGCGTTCTGGTTACCACCTTAACCAAAAGAATGGCTGAGGACTTAGCAGGTTATCTTCAAGAAATGGGCTTGAGTGTAAAATATCTCCATTCAGAGATTGAGCCTCTGGAAAGGGTAAAGATTTTACGGGATTTAAGAAAAGGAGAATTTGATTGTCTGGTGGGAATAAATCTCCTACGCGAGGGGCTTGATTTACCGGAAGTCTCTCTGGTAGCAATCCTTGATGCAGATAAAGAGGGATTTCTGCGCAGTCAGGTTTCTTTAATTCAGGTAGCCGGTCGCGCTGCAAGAAATGTCAACGGCAAGGTAATTATGTATGCGGATAATATTACGGGTTCTATGCAGCGGGCAATTGAAGAAACAAAGAGAAGAAGGGAAGCTCAGTTAGAATATAATCGTAGACACAATATTACTCCGCGTTCTATTGAAAAGGAAGTAAAAGACTATATTGAAATTATTGAAGAGACAAAAGAGTTTGTGAAGAAATTGACCGGGGTTTCTGAAGAGAGAACAGATATTGGAGAGGTCATTGCGCAGTTACAAGAGGAGATGAATTTGGCGGCAAGAAACCTTCAGTTTGAACGTGCGGCAATAATCAGAGACCAGATAAAAGAATTGAAGGCGATGGCTAAAAGTAATAAGTAG
- the nadC gene encoding carboxylating nicotinate-nucleotide diphosphorylase: MGKVFSRTSGINIELIDKIIKQALSEDKVSKDITTKLLFPEDKIVKAVIIAKERGIIAGLDVVKRAFFLLDKNTKFKKLTHDGRVVKKGEKVALIVGSIKKILYGERTALNFLMRLSGIATMTRKFVEIVHPYKVKILDTRKTTPGIRILEKYAVRVGGGSNHRMDLSDGVLIKDNHLKNIRYQESNIKNLIKRIRKKIPKDVDIEIEVGNIKEFKMVLQAKPDIIMLDNMSIKEIKKAVSIRNRISKTTQLEVSGGINLKNVRTFASTGIERISIGQLTHSSPSIDFSLELF, translated from the coding sequence ATGGGAAAAGTATTTAGTAGAACTTCAGGAATAAATATTGAGCTTATAGACAAAATAATTAAACAGGCCTTATCTGAAGATAAGGTAAGCAAAGATATTACTACTAAACTTCTATTTCCTGAAGATAAAATAGTAAAAGCGGTAATTATTGCTAAAGAAAGAGGAATAATTGCGGGTTTGGATGTTGTCAAAAGAGCATTTTTTCTGTTGGACAAAAATACTAAATTTAAAAAGCTTACTCATGACGGAAGAGTGGTGAAAAAAGGTGAAAAAGTAGCCCTGATAGTAGGGAGTATTAAGAAGATTCTTTATGGAGAGCGCACTGCTCTAAACTTTTTGATGCGTCTCTCTGGAATTGCTACAATGACAAGAAAATTTGTAGAAATAGTTCATCCTTACAAAGTAAAAATATTAGATACGCGTAAGACTACGCCGGGGATAAGAATTCTAGAAAAATATGCTGTAAGAGTAGGTGGGGGGAGTAATCATCGCATGGATTTAAGTGATGGTGTGTTGATTAAGGATAACCATCTAAAGAATATTAGATATCAAGAATCAAATATAAAAAATCTGATTAAGAGGATAAGAAAGAAAATTCCTAAAGATGTGGATATAGAAATAGAGGTAGGAAATATTAAGGAGTTTAAGATGGTTTTGCAGGCAAAGCCCGATATAATTATGTTGGATAACATGAGCATCAAAGAAATAAAAAAGGCAGTAAGCATCAGAAACAGAATTTCTAAAACTACACAATTAGAAGTATCTGGGGGTATAAATCTTAAAAATGTGCGTACTTTTGCTTCTACAGGGATAGAAAGAATATCTATTGGCCAGCTGACTCACTCCTCCCCATCAATAGATTTTTCTCTTGAACTTTTCTAA
- a CDS encoding valine--tRNA ligase codes for MDISPRYNPKEVEDKWYKFWEEKGFFHAEPNQEKNPFCIVIPPPNVTGILHMGHALNNTIQDILIRFKKMQGFNALWIPGTDHAGIATQNVVEKNLAKEGVSRQDLGREKFLEKVWQWRENYGSTIIQQLKKLGASCDWQRTCFTMDDEYSEAVLKVFVSLYEKGLIYRSNYIINWCPRCQTALSDEEAPYKEIEGKLYYIKYPLKEKNRNYVTVATTRPETMLGDTAVAVNPKDKRYKKLIGKKVILPLMEREMSIIADNMVDMDFGTGAVKVTPAHDPNDYSLGKRHKLEFINIMNPDGTMNENAGKFRNLDRFDCRHKVVDELRELGFLEKIESYTHAVGHCYRCNTIIEPYLSLQWFVKMKPLAKPAIQVVKKGKIKFFPPRWTKIYLSWMENIQDWCISRQIWWGHRLPVYYCRECQVNESQIRNPKFEKGIIVSKVKPDKCPKCGGKDIYQDEDVLDTWFSSWLWPFVTLGWPKLKSEIRSPKSEITDLDYFYPTSVLVTAQEIIFFWVARMIMAGLEFMKDIPFRHVYIHGTVRDLTGKKMSKSLGNIIDPLEIIKDFGADALRFSIISITAVGQDVFLSGEKFKLGRNFCNKIWNATRFIFANVSELTSCNVQLTENNLSFVDRWILSRLQKTIQEVTSALEKYNFNEAASLIYQFFWHEFCDWYIEIVKPIIVTGYQQPATIDRQKETTQFILIKVLETSLRLLHPLVPFITEELWQKVKEKYSNFKEESITMTSWPLCEKELINKQAEKEMEIIQEIIKGVRNIFTEMGVPLDKKMSLIFKSNEKNISFLKENSNCFENILRIESLDFGTEIEKPPFSSSLVVGNIEVYIPLEGIIDFEKEKQRIKEKLKNINTILEGIRIKLNDKNFLSQAPKEVIEKEISKREELIKEKQKWEKYLVELQE; via the coding sequence ATGGACATATCCCCAAGATATAATCCTAAGGAAGTAGAGGATAAGTGGTATAAATTCTGGGAAGAAAAAGGTTTCTTTCATGCTGAACCAAATCAAGAGAAAAATCCTTTTTGTATCGTTATCCCTCCTCCCAATGTTACAGGTATTTTACATATGGGGCATGCCTTAAATAATACCATTCAAGATATTCTTATTCGCTTTAAGAAGATGCAGGGTTTTAACGCTTTATGGATTCCTGGGACAGACCACGCGGGAATTGCTACCCAAAATGTTGTGGAAAAAAATCTTGCTAAGGAAGGTGTAAGTCGTCAAGATTTGGGAAGAGAAAAATTTTTGGAGAAAGTCTGGCAATGGAGAGAAAATTATGGTTCTACAATTATTCAACAATTGAAAAAATTAGGCGCTTCTTGTGATTGGCAAAGGACATGTTTTACGATGGATGACGAGTATTCAGAGGCTGTCTTAAAAGTATTTGTGAGCTTATATGAAAAAGGGCTAATTTATCGTAGTAACTACATTATTAATTGGTGTCCCAGATGTCAAACTGCACTTTCCGATGAAGAAGCTCCTTACAAAGAGATTGAAGGGAAACTTTATTATATAAAATATCCTTTAAAAGAAAAAAATCGAAATTATGTTACAGTAGCGACGACAAGACCGGAGACAATGCTTGGAGATACAGCAGTAGCAGTTAACCCCAAGGATAAAAGATACAAAAAACTTATTGGAAAGAAAGTAATTCTTCCTTTAATGGAAAGGGAGATGAGCATAATTGCAGATAATATGGTAGATATGGATTTTGGAACAGGGGCGGTAAAAGTTACCCCTGCTCACGATCCCAATGATTACTCTTTAGGCAAAAGACACAAATTAGAGTTTATCAATATTATGAATCCTGATGGGACGATGAATGAAAATGCGGGGAAGTTTAGAAATTTAGATAGATTTGATTGTCGGCATAAAGTAGTGGATGAACTTAGAGAATTGGGGTTTCTGGAAAAAATAGAATCTTATACCCATGCTGTAGGTCATTGTTACCGTTGCAATACAATAATAGAGCCATATTTATCATTGCAATGGTTTGTTAAAATGAAACCACTGGCTAAACCCGCAATCCAGGTAGTGAAAAAAGGAAAAATAAAATTCTTTCCTCCACGCTGGACAAAGATATATCTCAGTTGGATGGAGAATATTCAGGATTGGTGCATATCGAGACAGATTTGGTGGGGACACCGCTTACCGGTTTATTACTGCAGAGAATGCCAGGTAAACGAATCCCAAATTCGAAATCCTAAATTCGAAAAGGGTATAATTGTCTCGAAAGTAAAACCGGATAAGTGTCCTAAATGTGGAGGGAAAGATATTTATCAAGATGAAGATGTTTTAGATACTTGGTTTTCTTCATGGCTGTGGCCATTTGTTACGCTTGGATGGCCCAAATTGAAATCCGAAATCCGAAGTCCGAAATCCGAAATAACCGACTTAGATTATTTTTATCCTACTTCGGTTTTGGTTACTGCACAGGAAATAATATTCTTTTGGGTAGCGCGGATGATTATGGCAGGTCTCGAGTTTATGAAAGATATTCCTTTTAGGCATGTATATATTCATGGAACGGTGAGAGATTTGACAGGGAAAAAAATGTCCAAATCACTTGGCAATATTATTGACCCTTTAGAGATAATTAAAGATTTCGGAGCAGATGCTTTGCGTTTCAGTATTATCTCCATTACTGCTGTAGGACAAGATGTCTTTTTATCGGGTGAGAAATTCAAATTGGGGAGAAATTTCTGTAATAAGATTTGGAATGCAACAAGATTTATCTTCGCAAATGTTTCAGAGCTTACATCTTGCAATGTACAGCTTACAGAAAACAATCTTTCTTTTGTTGACCGCTGGATTCTAAGTAGATTACAAAAAACTATACAAGAAGTAACCTCTGCCTTAGAGAAATACAATTTTAATGAAGCCGCAAGCCTTATCTATCAATTCTTCTGGCATGAGTTCTGTGATTGGTATATTGAGATAGTAAAGCCAATTATAGTTACTGGTTACCAGCAACCAGCTACCATTGACAGACAAAAAGAGACAACCCAGTTTATTTTAATTAAAGTTTTGGAGACTTCATTACGGTTACTGCATCCCCTCGTGCCTTTTATTACTGAGGAATTGTGGCAGAAGGTAAAAGAAAAATATAGCAATTTCAAAGAAGAAAGTATAACGATGACTTCTTGGCCTCTCTGTGAGAAAGAATTGATAAATAAGCAAGCAGAGAAAGAGATGGAGATAATTCAGGAGATAATAAAAGGAGTACGCAATATTTTCACGGAAATGGGAGTTCCTTTAGATAAAAAGATGAGTTTGATTTTCAAATCTAACGAAAAGAATATAAGTTTTCTCAAAGAAAATAGTAATTGTTTTGAAAATATCTTAAGAATAGAATCATTGGACTTTGGAACAGAAATAGAAAAACCTCCCTTTTCTTCATCTTTAGTTGTAGGAAATATTGAAGTATATATTCCTCTTGAAGGCATTATTGATTTTGAGAAGGAAAAGCAAAGGATTAAAGAAAAACTGAAAAATATCAATACTATTTTGGAAGGAATTAGAATAAAACTAAATGATAAAAATTTCCTTTCCCAAGCTCCTAAGGAAGTAATAGAAAAGGAAATTTCAAAGAGGGAAGAATTGATAAAAGAAAAGCAAAAATGGGAAAAGTATTTAGTAGAACTTCAGGAATAA
- the cimA gene encoding citramalate synthase gives MENKVLLYDTTLRDGTQKEGVSLSVEDKIKIARKLDDLGIHYIEGGWPGSNPKDINFFQRIKEHPLKKAKLVAFGSTRKKNINVENDANLTELIRAGVSVVTIFGKSWDLQVKYALQTTLEENLKMIFESVKFLKSKGLEVIYDAEHFFDGFKANSDYALATIEKAALAGTDNISLCDTNGGTLVEEVQEIIREVKKKIKKPLGIHCHNDSDLAVANSLSAVKLGIVLVQGTINGYGERCGNANLCSIIANLKLKMGIDCISDKQLSRLTEVSRFVSEVVNIVPRDEAPFVGLSAFTHKGGVHVSAVQKHPHTYEHIPPEKVGNKRRILISELSGKSALLSKAKEFKLDITNDPRAVKKVLNLIKDLEYRGYQFEGAEGSFEVLLRKTKGEYRKFFDLEGFRVIVEKDKRGTMHSEATIKVKVGNLVEHTAAEGDGPVNALDNALRKALERFYPDLKEMKLSDFKVRVINAEAGTAAKVRVLIESRDEKDEWSTIGVSENVIEASWQALVDSIEYKLLKEKAKSNK, from the coding sequence ATGGAGAATAAAGTTTTATTATACGATACGACTTTAAGAGATGGGACACAAAAAGAAGGGGTCTCTTTATCGGTAGAGGATAAGATTAAGATTGCCAGAAAGTTAGATGACTTAGGGATTCATTATATTGAAGGTGGTTGGCCAGGTTCAAACCCTAAAGATATTAATTTCTTTCAAAGAATTAAGGAACATCCGCTTAAAAAAGCAAAGTTGGTTGCTTTTGGCAGTACGCGAAAGAAGAACATCAACGTTGAAAATGATGCTAATCTAACAGAACTGATCAGAGCAGGGGTTTCTGTAGTTACTATTTTTGGAAAATCGTGGGATCTTCAGGTGAAATATGCTTTACAAACTACTTTGGAGGAGAATCTTAAGATGATTTTTGAGTCCGTAAAATTTCTTAAATCCAAGGGATTAGAAGTTATTTATGATGCGGAGCATTTTTTTGATGGATTTAAGGCAAATTCCGATTATGCTTTAGCAACTATAGAAAAAGCTGCTTTAGCCGGAACTGATAATATCAGCCTTTGTGATACCAATGGCGGAACTCTGGTCGAAGAAGTTCAGGAAATTATCCGTGAGGTGAAGAAAAAAATAAAAAAACCTTTAGGGATTCATTGCCATAATGACTCTGATTTAGCAGTAGCAAATTCTTTATCAGCAGTTAAATTGGGCATTGTTCTTGTTCAAGGAACAATTAATGGATATGGAGAACGTTGTGGCAATGCCAACCTTTGTTCTATTATTGCCAATCTTAAGTTGAAGATGGGAATTGACTGTATTTCAGACAAGCAGCTTTCGCGTCTTACAGAAGTTTCTCGTTTTGTAAGCGAAGTGGTAAATATTGTTCCGCGTGACGAAGCACCGTTTGTAGGGTTATCAGCGTTTACCCATAAAGGAGGAGTGCATGTAAGTGCAGTACAAAAACATCCACATACCTATGAGCATATTCCACCTGAGAAAGTAGGTAACAAACGTAGAATTTTAATTTCTGAACTTTCCGGCAAGAGTGCACTTCTTTCTAAGGCTAAGGAGTTTAAATTAGATATAACAAATGACCCTCGGGCAGTTAAGAAAGTTCTTAATCTCATAAAAGATTTGGAGTATAGAGGTTATCAATTTGAAGGTGCAGAGGGGTCTTTTGAGGTTCTTTTACGTAAGACAAAAGGTGAGTATCGCAAATTCTTTGACTTGGAGGGATTTAGGGTGATTGTAGAAAAGGATAAAAGAGGTACAATGCACTCGGAAGCAACGATTAAAGTAAAAGTGGGCAATCTCGTAGAACATACCGCAGCAGAAGGTGATGGCCCCGTCAATGCTTTGGATAATGCGTTACGCAAAGCACTGGAGAGGTTTTATCCCGACTTAAAAGAAATGAAACTCTCTGATTTTAAAGTCAGGGTGATTAATGCCGAAGCGGGCACTGCTGCTAAAGTACGCGTTTTAATTGAATCTCGAGATGAAAAAGATGAATGGAGTACGATTGGGGTTTCGGAAAATGTTATTGAAGCAAGCTGGCAAGCCCTTGTGGATTCAATCGAGTATAAGTTGCTTAAAGAAAAGGCAAAAAGCAATAAATAG